A region of Argentina anserina chromosome 5, drPotAnse1.1, whole genome shotgun sequence DNA encodes the following proteins:
- the LOC126793412 gene encoding protein NRT1/ PTR FAMILY 5.10-like, giving the protein MAPNTQNTPLLDHDIEIAVSESKASSPTTIRSSTTGGWRSASFIIGVGFAERFAFYGVSSNLISFLSGPLGESTASAAVHVNTWSGTAFLLPMLGAIVADSYLGRYRTILLSATLYILGLGLLAFSALLPSLSDSPCEKTSEFTSCYSQLQVIFFYISLYLVAVGQGGNKPCVQAFGADQFNGQDPVESKAKSSFFNWWYFGICSGALCTRLISSYVQDNFSWVLGFGLPCIVMFLGLIVFLFGTRTTYRHSIRGNEHSPFARIGKVFVAAFKNWRASPTSVTRGHTHHQSSEQFKFLNKALPSPESDNLKEDRKQCTVFEVEEAKVVLGLFPIWSTCLVFAIVLAQMPTFFTKQGGTLDRKIAGGFDIPAASLQSFTSLIIIFLIPLYDRIFVPIASAFTGKPSGITMLQRIGTGILLSAISMIVAALVETKRLETAREYALVDMPHVTIPMAVWWLIPQYVLIGVSDVFTMVGLQEFFYDQVPNELRSVGVALCLSIFGAGDFLSSFLISIIDGTTGGGGRVSWFSDNLNRAHLDYFYFLLTGFSIVELGVFTYFAKSYIYKR; this is encoded by the exons atggctcctaacacccAAAACACACCATTGCTAGATCATGACATTGAGATTGCCGTTTCAGAGTCCAAAGCCTCTTCCCCAACCACTATCCGATCGTCCACCACCGGCGGCTGGCGGTCCGCCTCCTTTATTATAG GGGTGGGATTTGCAGAGAGGTTTGCGTTCTATGGAGTTAGCTCGAACTTGATATCGTTCTTGAGCGGACCATTGGGAGAGTCGACGGCGTCAGCGGCGGTGCACGTGAACACGTGGTCAGGAACGGCGTTTTTACTTCCTATGCTGGGAGCCATCGTCGCCGATTCATATCTCGGACGCTACCGTACCATCCTGCTTTCTGCTACGCTCTACATCTTG GGACTAGGCTTGTTGGCATTTTCGGCATTGCTTCCTTCTCTCAGCGATTCTCCATGCGAAAAGACCAGTGAATTCACTTCATGTTACTCTCAACTCCAAGTGATATTCTTCTACATCTCTCTATATTTGGTAGCAGTAGGGCAAGGTGGGAACAAACCATGCGTACAGGCTTTCGGAGCTGATCAGTTCAATGGACAAGATCCAGTGGAAAGCAAAGCCAAAAGTTCATTCTTCAATTGGTGGTACTTTGGCATCTGCTCGGGCGCATTATGTACGCGATTGATATCGAGCTACGTTCAAGACAACTTCAGTTGGGTTCTGGGATTTGGACTTCCTTGCATTGTGATGTTTCTTGGTCTAATTGTTTTCTTGTTCGGAACAAGAACAACTTATCGGCATAGCATCAGAGGCAATGAACATAGCCCATTTGCTAGAATTGGTAAGGTGTTTGTTGCAGCCTTTAAGAACTGGCGAGCTAGTCCAACATCGGTAACTCGTGGACACACGCATCATCAAAGTTCTGAACAATTCAA ATTTCTCAACAAGGCATTGCCATCACCAGAGAGTGATAACTTGAAGGAAGATAGGAAGCAGTGTACTGTTTTTGAGGTAGAAGAAGCAAAGGTTGTTCTCGGTCTTTTTCCGATATGGAGTACGTGCTTGGTGTTTGCAATCGTTCTTGCACAAATGCCAACTTTCTTTACCAAGCAAGGGGGTACCCTAGACAGAAAAATTGCCGGAGGCTTCGACATTCCAGCAGCTTCGCTTCAGTCCTTTACCAGCCTCATCATCATATTCCTCATTCCATTGTATGACCGCATTTTTGTTCCTATTGCAAGTGCTTTCACCGGAAAACCCTCTGGCATTACAATGCTTCAAAGAATCGGAACTGGGATACTTCTTTCTGCTATCTCCATGATAGTTGCAGCTTTAGTTGAGACGAAGAGACTTGAAACTGCTCGAGAGTATGCTCTGGTTGATATGCCACATGTTACGATTCCGATGGCCGTGTGGTGGTTGATACCTCAGTACGTGTTGATTGGAGTGTCTGATGTATTCACAATGGTTGGTCTGCAAGAGTTTTTCTACGATCAGGTACCAAATGAGCTAAGAAGTGTAGGAGTTGCCCTATGCCTCAGTATCTTTGGTGCGGGAGACTTCTTGAGCAGCTTTCTTATTTCCATCATAGACGGAACAACCGGCGGAGGAGGCCGAGTTAGCTGGTTTTCCGATAACCTGAATCGTGCACACCTTGATTACTTCTACTTTCTACTCACTGGATTCAGTATAGTGGAACTGGGTGTCTTCACATATTTTGCAAAATCGTACATATATAAAAGATGA